The Chitinophagales bacterium region CTATTTAATCCCCCTACAAAAAATTGCTTGTTATAGGGCAACTGTTGCGAATTGCCATACGGCACACCAATACCAATATACTGCCGCATCACAAACTGGCTGTGGCGGTTTAAACGAAAATAGTTTCTAAAATCAAATTCAAAACGAACGTATTGCGAAAAGGGTCTCTTAAAAATAGTAAACGTTTGGTTGGGCGAATAGCCTTTGTTAGCAGCTATAAAACCAAGTTCCAATAAATTGCCGGCCGCTTCACCTGCACATTTAAGATACGTGTACCAAATATCGTATTTACTTTTTTGGTTGGTGAGTATAAAAGTGTAATTGCTTCCCCAAATAATTTGCTCGTTGTAGCTTCGGCTCAGTGCCGGTCTTTTGTTTAAGAAGCTTACAAAAGAATCTTCTTTATTTATGAAATAGAAGTTCACAAAGGTTGGATTGTAGTAATGCCGAACTAATTTTCGGGCGCTCCATTCATAACCGTAAGTAACACCTATATTATGCGCATTGTATAATGAGTAATTGCTAGGAAAATCGCGTCTTATCTCGTAATTGTATCGTGCATTTATTCTCGTTTTAGGATTAGTGTTGGCATGTATTTTAGGTTTCCACGGCACTAAAAACCTATTTAGATAATATGTAACATCTAAGGTAACATCTACGGTGTTTATGCGATCTTTAGATACAATCTTAGATTGCTTTTTACTAAAATTTAATTGCACGTTGGCACTGGCATCAATGTTCAACTGGTCGGCACCTTTGGCCAAATTGCGGTTGCGATAACCAACATTAGCACCTAAACCGGTGAGCCCTTCAAAGTTATGGTTTAAGTTTACGCCTCCTGTAAGGGTTTGCTTTTTGGCGGGCGTTAAATACACAAACGCATTTAGCAAGTTGGTATCGCGTTTGCTGCGCTGCATTTCTATACTTACAAATTTAAATGCGCCTAATTCGTTTAAGCGCGTTAAACTTTTACTGTAGTTATCCTGAGTAAAAAGTTCTCCCTCCCTAAAGAAAATGGCATCGCGCAAAATTCTCTTTTTAAATATCTCTTTCTTTTGAACAAACCTGAATTCTTTTAGTGCCGTTGTATCATACTCATCGTTTAGTGTAAGTGGACTGCCGTGTTCGTAATCGGTAAACACAATTACTTTATTCAGCCTAAACGGTTTGTGTTCAATTCCATCTATCGGTTGGTTTACCTTAATGCGCACATCTACTGTATGCGCTTCGCGGTTAGTATCTAAATCAAAAGTAACGTATTCCTTATTAAAGAAATAAAAGCCACTATTGCGCAAGTCGTTTTCTATCCTGCTGCGCTCAGCTTTAAGTGTGGTTACATCAAATCTTTCACCTGAATGCAGCAGGGTATGTTCGGATCGTACTTGGGTGATTCCCTCGCTGGTGGTATTGCCCATGGGAAAACGAATAGCACCCAAAGTCCATACTCTGCCCGGATCTATTTTAAAAGTTATGGAAGTTCTTCGCTTCTTATTGGTTTTGGTTTCGTACGAAACGTTGTTTTCGAAATAACCATAATTCCACAAATAATTTTCCATTAAAACTTCTGTTTTAGAAGCAATAAGCGAATCGAAAACTACAGGCGGCTCCCCTACTTTAGTTTTTATCCATCGGTTAAACTTATTGTCTTTACCTTTTGATGCCGTGAGGTAAAACCATAACCTAAACGGAAAAATTCCCAAAAACCTTTTATTGGGCTTTTGCAGCATGATGGTGGTTAAATCCTCGCGCAACTTATCGCGCTCCGCCACCTTTACAATACGCTTTACATCTACTTTATTACGCAGTAAAAGATTCTTGCCTTCGGGTAAAGTTTTAGTTACCGAACATGCCGATGTTGAAAGCAATACAGCTCCCAATAATATTAAACACCAATTGCTGAACGAAATTCCTACTTTCGACACTCGAACGCAAATATGCTTACAAAAACGAAAATTAAGTTTCTTCTTTCACTGCAACATAAAAAATACCGCCAATTAAGTAACCGATTTATTGTTGATGGAGATAAAACAGTACGCGAATTATTTAATTCACCTTTACAGGTGGAAACCTTATATGCAGAACCTTGGTGGCTTTGGAAAAACAAACACGTTTATTCCGATTCCGTTGAAATTGTGGAAGTAAGCGAAAAGGAACTCAGCCAAATTTCAACCCTGCAAGCCCCCACAGGCGTATTGGCGGTAGCCCACATTCCCACTTCCGAAAAACCCAAACTCGAAAGAGGCAAAATAACCTTAGCCCTAGATGACATAAACGATCCCGGCAACCTCGGTACCATTATTCGCATTGCTGAATGGTTTGGAGTAAAAACCATTTTTTGCAACGAGCACTGTGTAGATGCCTATAATCCAAAAGTTGTAAATGCCGCCAAAGGCTCTTTGTTTAGAACCAACTTATTTTATGGTTCACTACAAGAATTGTTTGAAAAAAGTAAGGCTCCGGTATTTGGTGCTGTTTTAAACGGCAACAACATTTACCAAACCGATTTACCACACGAAGGCATACTTTTAATTGGCAGCGAATCGCACGGCATATCCGATGAATTGCTCCCCTTCTTAAAATTAAAGATCTCTATACCCGGCACGGGCAATACAGAATCGCTCAATGCTGGCGTAGCTACCGGAATTATGCTTTCAGAATTTTACCGAAGGGTTCACCACAACTGTTGATATTTTTTAAGAGGCTGTTAAAGCCTTTGTATATCAGCACTTCGAGCCCCGTAGCGCTAACTGCCTAATGAATAAGACATAGAAAAAAGGTAAATAATTCTACTTTTGAAAGCAACTAAACATATTGTGTATGGCTTACAAAATTAGCGTTCAAAAAATTGCGCAATCACGCATTGGAGAAGTGGACTTTAAAAATCTTCCCTTTGGAAAGCATTTTGCAGACCACATCTTTATTGCCGACTACTATAATGGCGATTGGCACGATTGCCGCATTGTTCCTTTTGGAGATTTTACAATGCACCCTGCTACATCGGCTTTACACTATGGACAGGCTTTGTTTGAAGGCTTAAAAGCCGAGCGTGATGCTGATGGAAATCCCATTGTTTTTCGTCCCAATAAAAACTTACAACGCCTCAATATATCGGCTGAAAGAATGGCAATGCCTACTTTTCCCGAAGAATTATTCTTTACGGCAATGGATAAGTTATTGAGTTTAGATAACAATTGGGTGCCGCGCGAGCCTAATTCATCGCTGTATATTCGCCCTTACATGTTTGCCACCGAAAAATATGTTGGTATTAAAGTAGCAGAAAATTACCGCTTTGCCATGTTTAGCTGCCCTGTGGGCGCATACTACTCTAAGCCGGTAAAAGTATTTGTACACCACCATTATGTACGTGCGTTTCCGGGAGGAGTTGGCTTTGCAAAAGCAGCAGGAAACTATGGCGCTTGTATGATGCCCATGCGCGATGTACAAAAAATGGGTTACGACCAAAATCTTTGGTTAGATGGTATTCACCATAAATACTTACAAGAAATTGGTACCATGAATATTTTTGTAATCATTAATGGCATCATTATCACACCTTCGCTCGAAGCCGGAACAATCTTAGACGGTGTTACGCGCGACAGTATGATTCGCCTTGCCGAAGACGAAGGCTATATTGTGCAAGAACGCGATATTTCAATTGACGAAGTTATCAATGCTTACCACGAAGGTTCTTTAGAAGATATGTTTGGAACAGGTACTGCAGCAACCATTGCGCCTATTCAAACATTCCATTACAAAGGCGAAGATTACGAACTACCTCCGGTAGAAGGGCGTGAAATATCTAATAAACTGAAAGCAAGATATTTTGATATCCGTTCCGGAAAAGCAGAAGATGTATTTGGTTGGCTACACACAGTTCCGGTAGATGTATTTCAAGTTTAAACTTTATTAGCACTTATTGCAATTGCGCATTAAAATATTTTCATCACCAAATCGTTTAATTACACAAAACAAAAATTATGGCCTTACAATTAACTGACAGCAATTTTGAACAAACAGTATTAAAAAGCGATAAAATTGCCATTGTAGATTTTTGGGCAGAATGGTGTGGTCCGTGCCGCGCTATTGCTCCTATTGTAGAAGAACTTTCTAAAGAATATGAAGGTAAAGCTGTGGTTGGTAAAGTAGATGTAGATAGCAATCCGGAAACAGCTATGAAATATAGCATCCGCAGTATTCCAACCGTATTGTTTATTAAAAACGGACAAGTAGTAGATAAACACGTTGGAGCGGCTTCAAAACATCACTTTGTTGAAATTTTGAAAAAACACCTAAACTAACTTTTGCTTTTATATTGGAAGTTTAGACTGCTTCTGCATTAAGTTGTGGAAGCAGTTTTTTTATGCCTAAACACAGCCTTTCAGTTTCCAATCTTCATAGGCACAAACCGTTTTCAGTTTTTACAAAACAAAAAAGGCTGTTTCTAATTATAGAAACAGCCTTTTAAGCAAAGAGATAAGCGTTTATTTCACAATAACTCGTGAGATGTTCTTAACAACACCATTGCTGCTAATTTTTACAATATAAACTCCGGTGGCTGCTTGATTCAACTTCAACGAAGTAATTTTATTTTGCAATGGCAATGCAGCTACTTGCTGACCCATTTGATTATACACTTCAACCATAGAATTACTTTCAACATTGTCTGTTTTAATAAAGAACTCCCCGGTATTTGGATTAGGATAAATACTAACGGCAAACGGTACGTTAATTTCCGAAACTCCTGTTGGAGCCACAGGTGCAGCATCAGGGAAATTACTGCAAACCATTGGATACAAGAAGTTTCTTGCCAAAGTATCAACTTCAACCATTTTTCCTAAATCGCTATTCCAAGGGCAATGGTCGTCATTGGGGAATGTTTTAAGTTCGTGATGCACATTGCGATTGGCTAATGCTGTATCCATACTTCCTGAACCATATAAAGTAACTAAAGTAAAAGAGTTGTAAGGTGGGTAGCGATAAACCTGGTCATAGTAGTAAGGAACCGTTTTATCTTGGTCGCCATGAGCCATAAAAATTGGTTGTTCATTGGCATCGGTAATCCAAGAAGTTTTGTTTACACCACCGGCCAAAGACACTACTGCTTTTACATTAGAGGCATATCCTGCATTTCCGCTGTTGCCATCTAATCCGCCATAGGCAAGCATGGTATCTCTAACATAGCTTGGCAATTCATTTAAATCATCAATGTACGCATAATGTACCGAAAGAACGGCTCCGGCAGAGTTTCCACCAATAAACATAAAATTGGTATCTACTTTATAGGTATTGGTAGTAGCTGCATCTTTTGCCATATAGCGCATAGCAGCTTTAGCATCAGAAATTGCCCATACTACTTCGCGCAACATTTTGGTAGAGTCTGCTAAATCGGTAATGCCGGCTAAGCGATATTGAATAGAGGCAGTAACAAAACCTCTTTTAGCAAAAGATTTCTTCATATAGTTTACTGCTACATCGGCATCTTTATCGCCACTGGTGAAGCCACCTCCGTGTATCAACAGCAATAAAGGTCTGCGGCTCGAAGTATCGTTTTTAGGATAGAAAATATCCATTTTGTTTCTATCGCTACGCACATTGGTATATTCAACTTCTACACTATCTACTGTAAATAATTCTTCTTTAAAGCGAGCGGTGTTACAGCTTGGCCCTCCGGAAAGTGCATTGCATACTTGGCGGTACAAAAAGGTTTTGGTTAAATCATCTACCTGATTAAACTTTGTAGCATTACCTTCCCATGGCACATGCCCATCGCCAGGAAATAACAATACATCATTGTCTATTCCCAAATTCAGTATTCTTGGCTGCATAGAACCTGTGCCGCATAATGTTACAGGTGTTAAACCATTCTGAGCATTTGCACAGTAGTATGGAACCACATTATCGGTAGTACCGTGAAAACTAACCATTGGAATATTGCCTGCACTAATCCAAGAAGTATCGTTTATACCTCCGGCCAAATTTACAATGGCATTTATTTTAGAAGAATATCCGGCATTACCGCTATTTCCTTCAAAACCACCATTATTGTTTAATGCAGTTTTAATAGCTGCGGTTGTAACTTCATTTACGCTATCTATATAACCTAAATGAACAAACAACACAGCTCCGGCAGAGTTACCTCCTCCAAAGATTAAATTTGGATTTATCTTGTATTTATTGGAGTCGGCTGCATCTTTTCTAAAATAGCGAATAGCAGCCTTACCATCGCTGATAGCTTTTATTACCACATCGTAAGCAGTAGATGCGCCTAGCATATCTGTGATTGTACCTAAGCGATAATCTATAGAAGCAGTTACATAGCCTCTTTTTGCAAAGCGCTGTGCCAATGATGTTACCGTAGATTCATTTCTATCGCCACCAATAAAACTTCCTCCGTGTGCAAACACAATTACCGGTCGCTGCGAAGCAGTATCGCCCTGCGGCTGGTAAATATCCATTTGCTGGTTGGTTGAAGAATACGTAACCGTTGTTTTGGTGAAGCCCGGAAATACACTATCAATGTATCTGCCGCTTCCGCTGCAAACTTGTGCTGCTACTACTGTTGAAAACAGTGAACCCACAGCCAAGCTCATCCATTTAATTTTTGTAGAAAATTTCATTTGTTACCGATTTATTAATTGAATGTGAATGTAAAATTTTATTGAAGAGAACAATGTGTGTCCTAAAAAAGATATTCCGTTTTAACTATCTTAAAACTACGGCTTTTCCATTACAGTGCCGCAGTTTTTACAAGTGCGCAATGTTTCAGACTCATAAAATTTATTCATAATAACGGGAAGATCTTTTACAATATCGTGTACAGGCAACTTTTCTTCATACAATAAACTACTGCAACTTTCGCAATACCACTGGAAAGCATCCAACATATCTGCAGGACGTTTTATCTCCATTACCAAACCCACACTATTGGCGGGGCGTCTGGGAGAATGCGGCACTTTGGGGGGCAACAAGAATATTTCACCTTCATTTATATGTATGTCCACAATTTTGCCATCTTCTACAATTTTTACCACTATGTTTCCTTCTAACTGGTAAAAAAACTCTTCAGTTTCATTGTAATGAAAATCCTTTCGCTTATTGGGGCCACCCACCACCATTACAATAAAGTTTTCATTGTCTTTATACACCACTTGGTTCATTACCGGAGGTTTCAATAAGTGGCGGTGTTCTTCTATCCACTTTGTAAAACTAAAAGGCCGCTGAATCATAAAACTTATTTTAAAGCAATAGTATAAAAAGCGTACTACATTATTATTGCACCAATGAATTATACGCAGGCAATAGATTATTTAACCAATCAACTTCCCATGTTTCAGCGTGTGGGAGCAGCGGCATACAAAGCAAACCTGCATAACATTATGCAGTTATGTAGTTTACTGGGCAATCCTCAAAAAGACCTGCAATGTATTCATGTGGCAGGAACCAACGGCAAGGGCTCGGTAACACATATTGTTGCATCGGTATTGATTCATGCAGGATATACAGTGGGCATTTACACTTCGCCTCATTACCTCACTTTTAGGGAGCGGATTAAAATTGGAAATGCATTTATTGAAGAAGATTTCATTACCGATTTTGTATCTAAACACCTGTTGCTTTTTAAAAAAGTAGATGCCTCTTTTTTTGAAATCACCACTGCCATGATGTTTGAGTATTTCAAGCAAAAAAAAGTAGATTATTGTATAATAGAAACAGGGCTTGGCGGGCGTTTAGACTCCACCAATATTATTGAACCTCTTCTATCGGTAATTACCAACATAAGTTTTGACCATCAGCAATTCTTGGGCAATACATTAACTCAAATTGCAACAGAAAAAGCAGGCATCATTAAAAAAAATACTCCTGTGGTTGTTGGAGAACGCCAACCCGAAACAGAAATGGTGTTTATGCAAAAAGCTAAAGAACAAAATGCTACAATTTACTTTTCTCACGAAATAAATAATGCTACCTCTTTCGAAGAACAAAGTATAAGCGGTACATACTTGCATACCGGTGGCATACCTTATACATATCAAACCGACTTATCTGGAGCATATCAGCAAAAAAACATTCAAACGGCTTTGGCTGCGTTAGTTGTATTGCAAAAACATGGCATAGAAATATCGCATAAAGCATTTCAAAACGGATTGGAAAATGTATGTGCTACCACATATTTTATTGGTCGCTGGATGCAAGTAAAAAACAATCCAAAAGTAATTTTAGACAGCGCCCACAACGAGGCCGGTATTCGTAACTTATTAGCACAATTGGCACAAAACCATTTCACCCAACTGCACTTTGTTTTTGGTACTGTTGCCGATAAAGATACTGCTCCCGTACTAAGCCAACTGCCACTCAATGCTACTTACTACTTTTGTAAGCCCAACGTGCCGCGCGGCAAAAACGAAAAAGAACTCTCAGAGGCTGCACAAGCATTTAAACTCAAGGGCAGCCATTTCTCCAATGCCAAAGCAGCATTAGACGAAGCGCTAAAAAATGCCGTACCTACCGACTTAATTATAGTTGCAGGCAGCATTTTTTTAGTGGCCGACATATTAAACTCTTTTCCTTTTTTAACTGAAAAAGAATAGTTCCGGCATCCATAATTCCAAAATAAAAATATTTCTTTCGCGTTTTGGTTGCTTACTTTGCAATCGGAAACTCTTGTAAATCCATTTAAAAAAAATCATTCATGAAGAAGGTGCTTCTTGCCATTGGGCTACTTTTTGTACTTTTAATTGCAGCAATAATTTCGGTTCCGTTTTTGTTTAAAGACAAAATAAACGAAGCCGTAAAAGAAGCAATCAACGAAAACCTGAATGCCAAAGTAAACTATGGCGATTTCGACCTTTCGCTTATTCGGTCGTTTCCAAACTTTAGTTTTGCTATTAACGATGTTTCGGTTGTGGGCATCAACGAGTTTAAAGGCGATACACTCACACACATCAACCACCTAAATTTTACGGTAGATTTAATGAGTGTTTTTAACGGCACTAAATACAAGTTGCTAAAATTAGAGGTGGTAGAACCCAAAGTGAATGCACTGGTAAATTATGCCGGAAAAGCCAACTGGGATATCGCCAAATCTAAAGAGGAGAAAAAGACCAGCACCGAAACCAAGTTTGCAGCAGAGCTGAAAAAAATTATTATTAAAAACGGGAACATCGTTTACAACGACCAAAAAGGCAGCACCTATGCAGCCCTAAACAACCTAAATTTTGAAGGAGCAGGCAACGTTACACAGGATATTTATCTATTTTCTACCCAAACAGGAATCAATGAACTAACAGTAAAAAGTGGCGCTATTACCTACTTAAATAAAGCCAAATTAAATGCTAAAGTAGATATGGAAATAGACAACCCAAATGCCAAATACACCTTTAAAGAAAATGAAATTACCCTAAACGCACTCGGGTTGAAATTTAGCGGCTTTGTGCAAACCAAAAACGACCTTACAACCGACATTACATTCAATGCCAAAGAAACCACCTTTAAGAATGTACTATCAATGATTCCGGCAGTATTTTTAAAAGATTTCGACAAAATTAAAACCGATGGAAAATTTGCATTTAATGGCTTTGCAAAAGGAACCTACAAAGGCGAAAATTATCCTGCTTTTGGCATAAACCTTAAAGTTGAAAATGCCATGTTTCAATATCCAACATTGCCAACTGCTGTTAAGAATATTCAAATTGCCATGAATGCTGCAAAACCGCAAGGCAGCTTAGATGCTACCATCATCAATGTTTCTAAACTGCATGTAGATGTAGGTACCGAACCCGTAGATGCGCGCATCTTAGTTAAAACTCCTATTAGCGATCCCAATGTAGATGCCTCCATAAAAGGGAAAGTAAACCTTGCCAATGTACCCAAGTTTTACCCAATTGAAGGTTTAAAGAAAATAGATGGGTTGCTATTGCTCAACTTAGATTTTAAAGGCAAACAAAGCGATGTTACGGCCAAGCGTTACGAAAACATTAAAGCTGCCGGAAATGCCCAAATCACCAATTTAGTTTACGATGCAGCCTCTACGCCACTACCTGTAAAAGTGCCCAACATGGCATTAACTTTCAACCCGCAAAATGTTACATTAAACAGTTTATCGGCACAAATTGGACGGAGCGATTTCCAAGCCAATGGAACCTTAAACAATTTTATGGCTTATGCTTTTGGCAAAGGCGATCTAGAAGGCGCACTCAACCTAAAAAGCAATGTATTAGATGCCAACCAGTTCCTTTCGCCAACTGGCAGCAGCAACACACCAAAAGCGGCAGACACAGCAAATGCTACTTTCTTTAAAGTGCCCAAAGCCATCAACTTTACGGCAAACTCTCAGATAGGAAAAATCTTCTACGATAAATTAGTACTTTCAAACGTAAGAGGCGCTATTTCGTTAAAAGACGAAGCCATTAATTTACAAGAACTATTTGCCAATTTACTCGGTGGAAATGCCACTATTTCTGCCCGCTATAACACCAAAAATTTAAATCTACCCGATGTTACTTTTTCTTACGACATTAAAAATTTCGACATTCAGGAAACCTACAAGTTAGTAGATATGGCAGGAAAAATGGCGCCTGTAATACAACACATACAAGGAAGTTATAGCAGCGATTTAAAAGGAAGCGGCCGCTTAAACCCCGATATGAGCGTAGATTTAAGCTCTTTAAAAGGCGATGGCAAAGTAGAAGTCCCCAATGCGCGCATCGTTGGCCTACCTATTCTTCAGAAAGTTGCCGAAGTAGCTAAAATACAGGCGCTCAGCAATCTCGAACTTAAAAATGCCTGGACAGTTTTAAAGTTTAAAGACGGTAAGGTAGCCGTAGAGCCGGCCACCGTAAAATTAGGAAACTACACCCTTGCTTTTGAAGGTAAAAACGGATTCGATAAAAGCATAGATTACGATCTCCGTTTCGATGTGCCGCAAAGCGAATTAGGCAATGCCGCTTCGCTCGCCCAAAACATGATTCCCAAAATACCCGGAGTACCTTTTAAAATGCCCGAAACCGTTTCGTTTTTCTTAAAAGCAACAGGTACTGCCTCCAAGCCACAAATAAAACTTACAAATATTGGTGCAGGTGGAGGAAAATCGGTGGGCGAAAACGTAAAAGAACAATTAGTTGAAACCGTAAAAGATAAAGCCAACGAGGTAAAGCAAAAAGCACAAGAAGAATTTGAAAAACAAAAGCAGGCAGCCGAGCAAAAAGCACGCGAAGAAGCCGATAGAATAAAACGCGAAGCAGAACAAAAAGCAAAACAAGAAGCAGACCGTATAAAGCGCGAAGCAGAGCAAAAAGCAAAAGATTTATTAAAAAAACCTTGGTAGTTACCAAGTTTATAGCTGCACACCCTGTTTTACATCAATTTTTAGCCACACAGCAGTCCACATTTGTGTATAATTAAAGTGAAAAAGAGGGCTGTTTTCTTAACTTCGCGCGGTTAAGAATTTTATGGAAGATAATACAAGAATAATCCCCATTAACATTGAGGATGAAATGAAAACCGCCTACATTGATTATTCAATGTCGGTAATTGTGAGCCGTGCTATCCCCGATGTACGCGATGGCCTAAAACCCGTTCACCGCAGAATACTCTACGGAATGAACGAATTGGGATTAACAGCCGGAAAACCCTACAAAAAAAGTGCCCGTATAGTAGGAGAAGTATTAGGTAAATATCACCCACATGGCGATGTAGCCGTTTACGATGCCATGGTGCGTATGGCACAAGATTGGAGTTTGCGCTACCCGCTAGTAGATGGGCAAGGAAACTTCGGTTCTATAGACAACGACCCTCCCGCAGCTATGCGTTACACAGAAGTACGCATGCGCAAAATTACAGGCGAAATCCTCCAAGATATCGAAAAAGATACTGTGGACATGCGTCTTAATTTTGACGACAGTTTACAAGAGCCCACTGTTCTACCATCTCGCATTCCAAACTTACTTGTAAATGGCGCTTCGGGAATTGCCGTAGGTATGGCCACCAATATGCTGCCACACAACTTAACAGAAGTAATAGACGGCATAGTAAAGTACATAGATAATAAAGACATCCCCATCGAGGAACTTATACAAGTAGTTAAAGCCCCCGATTTTCCAACAGGTGGAACCATTTATGGTTACGATGGAGTGCGCCAAGCCCTCCTAACCGGAAGAGGAAGAGTGGTGCTGCGCGGCAAAGCCGAAATAGAAACTTTAGCCAACGGGCGCGAACAAATTGTTATCACCGAAATTCCCTACCAAGTAGTAAAATCTACTCTTCACACAAAAATTGAAGAGCTTGCAGAGGAGAAAAAAATAGAAGGTATTTCAGAAACGCGCGATGAAAGCGACCGCAACGGTATTCGATTAGTAATTGAATTGAAAAAAGATGCCATTGCCAACGTAGTACTCAACCAACTCTACGCACAAACAGAGTTACAAACATCTTTTGGAGTAAACAATGTGGCACTGGTAAACGGTCGCCCTATGATTTTAAACCTAAAAGACCTCATAAAATACTTTGTGGAGTTTCGCCACGAGGTTTTAATACGCAGAACCAAATACGAATTAGCCGAAGCAGAAAAACGCGCTCATATTTTACAAGGCTTACTTATTGCCATTGATAATTTAGATGCCGTAATTAAACTTATTCGAGAATCGGCAACCGTGCAATTGGCGCAAGAAGGCTTAATGACTAATTTCGAACTATCCGAAATTCAAGCAAAAGCCATTTTAGATTTACGCTTACAAAAACTCACCGGCTTAGAGCGCGATAAAATTCGCGAAGAGTACGAAGAGTTAATGAAACACATAGAATACCTCAACCGCATACTAAACGAAGAACCTCTTCGCTACGAAATTATTAAAGGCGAAATGCTAGAG contains the following coding sequences:
- the gyrA gene encoding DNA gyrase subunit A produces the protein MEDNTRIIPINIEDEMKTAYIDYSMSVIVSRAIPDVRDGLKPVHRRILYGMNELGLTAGKPYKKSARIVGEVLGKYHPHGDVAVYDAMVRMAQDWSLRYPLVDGQGNFGSIDNDPPAAMRYTEVRMRKITGEILQDIEKDTVDMRLNFDDSLQEPTVLPSRIPNLLVNGASGIAVGMATNMLPHNLTEVIDGIVKYIDNKDIPIEELIQVVKAPDFPTGGTIYGYDGVRQALLTGRGRVVLRGKAEIETLANGREQIVITEIPYQVVKSTLHTKIEELAEEKKIEGISETRDESDRNGIRLVIELKKDAIANVVLNQLYAQTELQTSFGVNNVALVNGRPMILNLKDLIKYFVEFRHEVLIRRTKYELAEAEKRAHILQGLLIAIDNLDAVIKLIRESATVQLAQEGLMTNFELSEIQAKAILDLRLQKLTGLERDKIREEYEELMKHIEYLNRILNEEPLRYEIIKGEMLEVKEKYGDARRTNIEYAAGDFNMEDLIADEEVIVTISHLGYIKRTLLANYRSQNRGGRGSKGGSTRDADFIEHLFSATNHNYLLFFTQSGRCYWLKVYEIPEGEKTSMGRAIQNLMSIPKEDKIMAILPVTNLTDEAYLENNFLTFCTKNGTIKKTTLKAYSNVRSGGVNAIDIREGDELVQVAMTTGTSEVVIATKNGRAIRFNEDKVRAMGRTAAGVRGVDMADDADEVIGMITVNKENKNETVLVLSEKGFGKRSYLDDPETGEPEYRITNRGGKGVKTLNITDKTGKLVSILNVTDDDHIMIINRSGIAIRTEVDQLRVMGRATQGVRIIKLGENDEIAAIAKITNGKILAQQQEERDRLEQEASENTDTQQDTENNSEVAE